CAGCTTTAGCGGGCTAAATGCTACAGCGGTTGCCCTTTCTAACAGCTATAGCCatctatagcggaagctatagccggctatttaaaactTTGTGTATGCATGATATCTTTTCGATGCATTAGTATTAATTCTTTAATTTGCTTCACAGCGCATGACTCGTACACGTTCCTGGTGAAATGGTTCGAGAGATTCCCGCAGTACAAGTACCGTGATTTCTACATTGTCGGAGAGAGCTATGGAGGTCATGTATTTGACGAGATTTGTTGTTCTGAGAATTTTTTGGGGGCACTCAATTCAAAATCCCCGTGTATATATGCAGGTCACTTTGTTCCTCAGCTCTCGCAGCTTGTGCACAGGAACAACATCGGCGTCGAGAAGCCTGTCATCAACTTCAAAGGCTTCATGGTATTTGACGGATACATACGCCTGATGATCGAGAACTGAATTCGCACAACAAATTATTTCGTCAAAATTTGAAACCAAATAAACAAATCAATCGTAGAAAAATATGcacattcaaaatttgaatatatAATTCCAGGTCGGGAACGGTCTGATCAACGACCGCACTGACCTGACCGGCATGTTCGAGTACTGGTGGCACCACGGCCTCATCTCCGACGAGACCCTGGAGAGCGGGCTCAAGGTCTGCTCCGAGACCTCCTTCATCCACCCCTCGCGGGAGTGCCTGGAGACATGGGTCGGGGCCCTCGAGGAGCAAGGCAACATCGACGTCTACAGCATCTACACGCCGCCGTGCGACAAGGGTAGCGCGTTCGAGCTCAGACTCaagaggagccgccgccgccgcgtaagTCGCCTTGGCCACCAGCTTCTCTCTAGTCTGAAAAGAGCTAGAGAGAGACGATGGCCTGACGATGATCTCGTTCAGGCATGGATGCTGCCAGCGTACGACCCGTGCGTCGACTTCTACGCGACCAAGTACATGAACCTGCCCGAGGTGCAGAAGGCCATGCACGCCAACGTCACCGGCAGCATAGAGTACCCATGGAGTTTATGCAGGTCAGTATTTGTACTCCATATTGTTCCACACTTTGGTCTGAGTTCTCTTCGACCCATCTGCTCATATTTCAATTTTCACCgaactaacttttttttttactaatgCTGATCTGGTGCGTGTTGAATTcattgactgaattttgttttTGTCCATCCTGCAGCGATCCCGTATATGATAACTGGCCAGAGACACCCCATTCCATGCTACCCATCTACAAGGAACTCATCGGAGCTGGCCTCAAGGTGTGGGTCTTCAGGTAATAATAAGCTCTGCTGGTTGTATAAACACTTAGCTAGTGTGGATAATTTCTTCAGCAAGTTTCGATCTTGTGCAAGAAAATGCACACATGcatgtttctttcttttttcgttTGCAGTGGTGACACAGACACTGTGGTGCCTCTGACCTCGACCAGGCGCTCTCTTGCCGCCCTGGGCCTTCCTGTCAAGACCAGCTGGTACCCCTGGTACATGGTCCCATCTGAGGTCAGTGCAGTTTAGGACAGGAGAAGTCACCAAGTTTCATGTTCCTCTCTGAATCCATGGCCATGTGCATATGCTGTGGTGGTAGGTTGGGGGCTGGAGCATGGAGTATGAAGGCCTGACCTTCGTCACCGTCCGCGGCGCCGGGCACGCGGTGCCCCAGCACCGCCCGGCGCAGGCCCTCGTCCTGTTCCAGCACTTCCTGCAGGGGGAACCCATGCCGGCCGAGGCCAGTAGTAGTTTCTCTGCCGCCGCATCGAAACAAGTTTATTTGCTGAAATTGACTGACAACTGATGCTATCAGCTGCATGTGTTTGGCCTCTCTGAAAGGTGTTTGGTCTCTCTGAAAGGTGTTTGGTTTCATTTGCAGGCAACGAATGCCAGCCTCATCCTCCTTCCTAGTGAGAAGGCTCGCTCCTACTGAGCTGGGGAGCACTAGTGCCAGATGACGGTGGTTGTACGACGAGTCGACGATCGTCATTACGTCGTCTGTACGCGGAGAATAAAATCTGAAGGACCATCTTTCTTCCGGAACGATAATATGTGTATAAACCATCGGCATGGCTATGGATCGATTGTTTCTTCTGCTGAAGCCATATATGAATAATGCATGCTTGGATTGTGCCGAAATCAGATTCAGGCATGCTTGCTCCGTGCCTCTGCCACAGTACCGCAGTTGCTTTTAAGCGAGGTTTTGTAACAGAATGGCTTAATATTTTTCACCTCTGCATTTGCTGTTAAACTCAATTCATTCAAGTGGGATGATTTGAGATTTGTGCATCGCTGTTGAGTCCGCCATCGGGTTCTCTACCCTTTGTTGCTTCACAGCACCTTCATTGCCTATTCGTTTTGTTTTTCCATCATTTTTTTTGGCTTTTATAACTTTGTCAGTTTTTCATGGTAGGTAATCAGCCATTCAACAGCGGATTAATGCCTATCGGCTCCTGAGTAGGAGACAGACTACTATAACTGCAATTCCCGCTATTATACATGCTACAATCAATAATAATCTAACAGTTCAACCGTCTGGCAAAGTTTTGTTCCCACCTCCTCAATGAAAATGATGTTGGATAAGCTGAAATCGTTATGCACCACCGTCACCGTCAACTTCCCCTGCTCCTGATCATCAATGCTTACCCTACTAAAACCTGCATATTACCAGAATATTTCCCTTAGAAAGGAAAACACAAATATGaggtgagaaaaaaaaagaaaaaagtactCGTACAAGGTTTTGCCATGTCATATGAAGCAAGTAATATAGATAACTTATACTACAATACAGGTTGCACATTAAATTCTTTCTTAATGATTTAATACTAATTAATGATTGCATATAGAAAAGATGCACGCATGTTGTATCTTGTGTCAAAACTGTCTCTTTGCAATGGAGTGACTTTCACTTCATTTACTCTACCATGTAGTAGATGGAACATCTAATGCTTTTTGTATTCCAAGAACATGTGTTTAAGCTAAATTTATTCTTTACCTGCTATATTATCCTGAATGAGCCGCCTGATGTTGTCCACACGGTCCTCATGGTGAATGGGCATTTTCAGCACACAAACCTGTGATTTGGGAGAAACAAAGGACTTAGGTTAAGAAACATAATAAGACATGCCAAATAGATGGCCTACAATTTTCTATTGCGTCTGAACTATGATATCTATGAAATGTACAAGCATAGTCATATTAGAGTCGTAGGTGTATGACATCACTCACCCGGATTAAAATCATAATGTCTATCTTTTTAGATGTCTGTGAATTTAATAGTATGTAATGATCAAGAACCGTCATCTTGAGTCTGGACAAAAATGGGTGCGCACACATGCTCCTCCTACTCTCGTGCGGCCACGCCGGCCGCTGCACATGAGTGCTGCTCTTTCTCCCACGTCAATGGCCACCGCGCGCGTGTTGCTCTTACTTCCGTGTCCATTGACCAAGGTCAAACTCCTCTTTCTTCAGTATTCGGCGCTATGCCTCGCACTGCTCCTGCCCTAGGCTGCTGACACTACTAGGAAACATGCTATCGGTCCATCTAAAAATACCGGTAGTAGAAAGATGTGATACTAATGGTAGTGCCGGGTCTTCTTGCTACTAGTATTTTTTAGGTGCATTGAACCCTATAAAGACCTTTTAGTACCGATTGGTGTTACCACCTGGTACAAAAGGGTTCTTCCACGGTAGGGTCCTTCTATggtagtaccggttggtaacaccacccggtaaTAATGTGGATTTTTTCATACCAGTTAGTGTATTTTTTAGTACCTACACAACTGTAATAATGTCCTTCGTAGGTTACTTCACAAAGAAAGCGTCCCCCCAACCACAGCTgttgtgtaggtgagatggtaataGAGGTTTGCGTGAGACAAGAGGTCCTGAGTTTGATTCTCATTCGTCGCGTACGCACTTATTTCTTGTGAAAAAAATCATGTGACTTGTGACTTGAATCCCATCCGCCGCGTACACACTTATTTCTTGTGAAAAAAGTCACGTGAGTTGTGACTTGTGACGTACGGTTGTGCGGGCCTCTTCTCAGGTTTAAAATACTTTTTGATGAAAAAGTGCTTTAGTACCGGATGAAAACATCACCCGATACTTAAAGATCCTTTTACTATCAGTTCATCCACCCGGTGTTAAGACCCTAGACTTTTAGTTTTGGATGCATAGTACCGGTTGTAGAACCTGTCCTAAATGGCCTCCTCAACCGGTACTATATAAACCTATTTTCTAGTAGTCCGATGACGAGGTCAAAGGGAGGTGAAGTGAGgatgaagattttttttttgtaatgttGCAGTGACTGATTTACCTTGTTGTGCTTATATTATGGTTTCTTAGTGTTGCAACATGATATTTTGAGATGTTATAATGGGTGATTTCGGATGCTGCGGCTGCAGTAGAAAGATTGACCTATATGCTATTTTTTTGGATTAGACTCTCCATGTTGTAGAAGATGTTGTGTGATTATAATTTTTGGATGTTGCCGTATTATGTATTGAATGGTGCAGTACTCTCTTGCTATTGATGAACGTCGCATGAAGCATGGTGCAAATGTTAAGGTGGGAATTTTAAATTGATTCAATTGTAAAGATGTACTTGTACACAATTTGGATGTTGGACATGTTGCTTTTTATTATTGCAGATTTTTTTCATGTCATATATGCTACTTTTTCATGTTATGATGGAGTGACGATTCCTTCGGACGTCGTACGCTAGTAGTTCTATTTAATAGTTATTTGCCCCCATATGTTGGAGAGGCGATAGGTTATACTTACTTCTCTAAAAATATAACACATCCCTTTCACTAACTCAGGAACATGGATCTAGAAAATGATAACACAAAATATCTTTAAGCTAATAATAGCAATATTCTTTTGCTGAAATGGATCTTATCTATATATGCAACTAAGAGTACACTACTCCAACGCCTCCATCACCGCCGGATCCATGGCCCGTGCACATGTCCAGGTTAGTTTACCTCAAATTTATGCATGTTTAATTCTAAACCACTAGAATTTGGCTCAATTCAGCTAACCCAGCACATGCCACATGCCCAGCCATGGGTTAAAGCCATTTCTAGCTCCACTCCTACATTTCACTATACCAGTTAGACGCTTTTTTATTCATCACTACTACCTTCTTACATACACTATCTTAAATACGATTTGTAGAAACATCCTGTTTTCTTTCCAGAGGCGAGTGAAAAGGTAAAATGCTCCTACAAATGGAGCAGAGCTTGTAACAGCTGACCCGTccctgaaaatatatttctagagGCAGGTGATGACGTCACCGATCCCTGGAAATGGGCACCATTTTTAGGGGGATGATACCATCACTCGCCCCTAGAAATAACCACTATTTCCATCACCTACCCTTAATAATGCATTTCTAGGAGCGGGTGATGACTTCATCCGCCCCTATAAATGTTCTCACACATCATATTTATAACTTTTTTATAGGATCTCGAATGAAGACATACTTTATACTAAAATTGTAGAGCTTCACAAAGTCTAATACTTTGTAGTTGATACCATTTTCATTCAATGTCATTTAATATTCTAAAAAACTATTATAATTTCTCTAGtttcaaaatctacaagttttaGTATGTTTTTAGACAATCTCGAATGTTGAATTTAGAGTAGTTCCGTATCAAAATTTTAGGGGTAAGATCTAAATTTATAGTTTATACATTATTCATTTAAGAACCTTAAGTATCACAAGATCGTTTACTAGTGGAGCTCTACATATAGCTTTAACTATATAGTATCTTATATAATTCCAAGTCATATTGTCAACTTTCcacaatcttaacctttatatacactgaaatatatttaacatactttttctatatctatagttcacaataaccataCTGTAGATGTAGAAGTttcacttttttatttgttctgTTATTTTTAAAGATTTTAATGAACTTTTAGAATAGCATAGAAAATATATTTAGGGacgggtgatggcgtcacccgctCTTGGAAATAGATTTCTAGGGAAGGTTCATGGCCTCAAACGCCCTTACAAATCGATttcagaattaatataaaaggaTAGCATATCTCATAGAGTCATAAGTGACTGTGTAGTATGGTGGAAAGGTGGGTATGCACGAGGTTTGAGGTAAATGGTTTACGCAAGTATGCAAATTtcgtcaaaaaaattatacttcGATAGTAGATGGGCTTGTAGTGGTGGCCGGTTAGCTGgaatattttttctttctttctttttctatttttgagttttaaatatttttagttTTCTCAAAAATGCACGCGCCTTGCAAATCTTGTAGGGGGTGGATGTGGCCATGACCAGCCCCTACAATTGAATTTTTAGAGGCATACACATTAATTACCGGCCCCTACAAATTAATTTTTAGCTGCGAGAACTTCCTTAAAATACTTCTTTACCCGCCTCAAGAAATTATATTTGTAGTGGTAATATACACATaaatagaaaaattatttgTCACTAAATATTAGTAGATatctcgcctcgcctcgccagcATTGAAAAGCGAAAGCTTGTCGACCTAGGTAAGCCGTAAGCTAATTGTGCTTGTTCTCTGTAGCAAGGAAAAGCAAGTTGAAACCTTTCGCAGCCTTCAACTCTTCGGGCCTTGCTTCTGGATAATTTAAAGAAACCTTGATGTCCTCAAGCGAAGAAAGGTTCTCAAAACCAACAGCAAGGTCACTCGAAGGACCCATTGATGACTCCTTACTTTTAAATCCTAACCGCAGGGTTTGAAGCTTTGGCATTGCTCCTTGGCCAAACACCACTCTTGTGATGTACCAAATTTCGAACTTTCTCAGAGACGGGAATGGATAAGCATTGCTGATGACCAACTCTTCAcctctttatatatatatatatatatatatatatatatatatatatatatatatatatatatatatatatatatatatatatatatatatatatataaagatcTGAAAGGGATGGTATGCTCCCAAGGGCATGAAGTCCCTCCTCTCACAGCATTAATAAGCGGATATGTAGGATGCTCAAGGAACAGAGTGCGGACACTGTATGCACGGTTATATGAATCATTAATATTTTCTGAAGCTGTTGTGGTCCCGTAGGAATTATTAGCCTGCCACATGGGGAACAACTGAAGTCACATGCTTTTTTGGGACCATCTATTTCTAGATACTCGAGACTGACCAAGCTGGATAGACACTGGAGGAAAGGCTTGGCGTAGCTCTCGTCCCATTCGTTGAAACAGAATGCCACACGCCTCAGTTCAGTCAGCCCAGAGAAGTTATTCAGCATGGATGGGGACTCCACATAGATAGGAGGAACATACAACTGTTGCAGCGACTTGAGGTTGCCGAACCCAGCCGGTACTTTATTCAGAGGGTCggcacacaagcacaccaatTTTCTTAGTAGAACAAAGGTTGATGGCAGCTCGTGTATTTCAGTACCAGTTATGTCTAGAACCTGTAAAAGCTGTAGCTTCTGGATCTCTTTTGGAATCTCAGTGATGCGTGTCTGTCTTAGTCCCAAATATCTAAGGTGAATCAAATTGCATATTTCCTTGAAGCAGCCATCGTCCACTCGTTCACAGCCACATAAACACAGTACACGTAAGACTCGAAAGGTTGAAAGGGGTGGCAACCAATTAAATGCTTTAGCAACAGCTGATAAGAGCTTGACATCCTCTTCACTGTACACATCAGCAATAAGTGACCACAGACGGCACAAGTTTGCAGCTGATAAGTGCTTGACATCCTCTTCATTTCTGGTTTGGATGCACAATCGATGTATCCTTTCTTGTAGACACCTGGGCTGTTGGTCATGTGTTGTTGCCAGGAAACCATCCTCATTTGCCAAGCGTGTCATGAGATCAAGTACCATATCATGAATTTGAAAATAAGTTGGTATCTTGCTATCATGGTCATTACCAAAAAATGATTGAATCATACTTCTGTTAAGTAGCTCAACGATATAATCCTCACCTACCTCATAAAAGGACTTCCCATGTTCTTTGAGGATGAACCCTTCACCCATCCATTTCCATATTAATTCTTCTATGCATATCCTATAATCTTCTGGATATGAACTTAAATACAACATGCAATTTTTCAGATATGGGGGCAGGTCATAATAACTAATTGCGAGTATTCTTCTCATATCCTCTACATCAGGACTATCTTCCAGACCAGAACCCAGTGTTTTGCACACCT
The genomic region above belongs to Panicum virgatum strain AP13 chromosome 8N, P.virgatum_v5, whole genome shotgun sequence and contains:
- the LOC120686454 gene encoding serine carboxypeptidase 2-like isoform X1: MACSSGHHRSPRRAAAAPPPLLALAAASLLLLPLLAFEDDRILGLPGQPNGVAFGMYAGYVTVDEQAGRALFYWLQEAGRDPGAAPLVLWLNGGPGCSSVGSGALEELGAFRVHADGETLLLNDYAWNKAANVLFLESPAGVGFSYSNTSSDIVMGDNRTAHDSYTFLVKWFERFPQYKYRDFYIVGESYGGHFVPQLSQLVHRNNIGVEKPVINFKGFMVGNGLINDRTDLTGMFEYWWHHGLISDETLESGLKVCSETSFIHPSRECLETWVGALEEQGNIDVYSIYTPPCDKGSAFELRLKRSRRRRVSRLGHQLLSSLKRARERRWPDDDLVQAWMLPAYDPCVDFYATKYMNLPEVQKAMHANVTGSIEYPWSLCSDPVYDNWPETPHSMLPIYKELIGAGLKVWVFSGDTDTVVPLTSTRRSLAALGLPVKTSWYPWYMVPSEVGGWSMEYEGLTFVTVRGAGHAVPQHRPAQALVLFQHFLQGEPMPAEATNASLILLPSEKARSY
- the LOC120686454 gene encoding P-(S)-hydroxymandelonitrile lyase-like isoform X2, yielding MACSSGHHRSPRRAAAAPPPLLALAAASLLLLPLLAFEDDRILGLPGQPNGVAFGMYAGYVTVDEQAGRALFYWLQEAGRDPGAAPLVLWLNGGPGCSSVGSGALEELGAFRVHADGETLLLNDYAWNKAANVLFLESPAGVGFSYSNTSSDIVMGDNRTAHDSYTFLVKWFERFPQYKYRDFYIVGESYGGHFVPQLSQLVHRNNIGVEKPVINFKGFMVGNGLINDRTDLTGMFEYWWHHGLISDETLESGLKVCSETSFIHPSRECLETWVGALEEQGNIDVYSIYTPPCDKGSAFELRLKRSRRRRAWMLPAYDPCVDFYATKYMNLPEVQKAMHANVTGSIEYPWSLCSDPVYDNWPETPHSMLPIYKELIGAGLKVWVFSGDTDTVVPLTSTRRSLAALGLPVKTSWYPWYMVPSEVGGWSMEYEGLTFVTVRGAGHAVPQHRPAQALVLFQHFLQGEPMPAEATNASLILLPSEKARSY
- the LOC120686454 gene encoding P-(S)-hydroxymandelonitrile lyase-like isoform X3, with translation MACSSGHHRSPRRAAAAPPPLLALAAASLLLLPLLAFEDDRILGLPGQPNGVAFGMYAGYVTVDEQAGRALFYWLQEAGRDPGAAPLVLWLNGGPGCSSVGSGALEELGAFRVHADGETLLLNDYAWNKAANVLFLESPAGVGFSYSNTSSDIVMGDNRTAHDSYTFLVKWFERFPQYKYRDFYIVGESYGGHFVPQLSQLVHRNNIGVEKPVINFKGFMVGNGLINDRTDLTGMFEYWWHHGLISDETLESGLKVCSETSFIHPSRECLETWVGALEEQGNIDVYSIYTPPCDKGSAFELRLKRSRRRRVSRLGHQLLSSLKRARERRWPDDDLVQAWMLPAYDPCVDFYATKYMNLPEVQKAMHANVTGSIEYPWSLCSDPVYDNWPETPHSMLPIYKELIGAGLKVWVFSGDTDTVVPLTSTRRSLASLGLPVKTSWYPWYIVPSEATNASLILLPSEKARSY
- the LOC120686454 gene encoding P-(S)-hydroxymandelonitrile lyase-like isoform X4, translating into MACSSGHHRSPRRAAAAPPPLLALAAASLLLLPLLAFEDDRILGLPGQPNGVAFGMYAGYVTVDEQAGRALFYWLQEAGRDPGAAPLVLWLNGGPGCSSVGSGALEELGAFRVHADGETLLLNDYAWNKAANVLFLESPAGVGFSYSNTSSDIVMGDNRTAHDSYTFLVKWFERFPQYKYRDFYIVGESYGGHFVPQLSQLVHRNNIGVEKPVINFKGFMVGNGLINDRTDLTGMFEYWWHHGLISDETLESGLKVCSETSFIHPSRECLETWVGALEEQGNIDVYSIYTPPCDKGSAFELRLKRSRRRRAWMLPAYDPCVDFYATKYMNLPEVQKAMHANVTGSIEYPWSLCSDPVYDNWPETPHSMLPIYKELIGAGLKVWVFSGDTDTVVPLTSTRRSLASLGLPVKTSWYPWYIVPSEATNASLILLPSEKARSY